In Streptomyces sp. NBC_01707, a genomic segment contains:
- a CDS encoding ABC transporter permease — translation MFRTALRNVLAHKARLLMTVLAVMLGVAFVSGTLVFTDTLGNAFRNQSAKSYDDVAVAVTTHADRRDEKTSGIDAATLKKIRSLDGVAAATGRVSGFAGVADPGGKLIGNGWSNTGGNFAPGANGKDASYTFVDGTGPVGDSRIALDKETAKKGAYEVGDRVRVATNGPVKEYTLSGIFTTEDGAVNAGGSLVLFDTSVAQQLYLKPGWFQDVTVTAAAGASDQKLLDAVEPLLPEDATARTGKVLADDQAKQIEDGLGNLNTMLLAFAAIALFVGIFLIANTFTMLVAQRTKELALLRAVGASRRQVKRSVLLEAAVVGALASVIGFVLGIGLATGLRSAMSVIGGKIPAGPLVVSPVAIGAALGVGILITVLAAWLPARRAAKIAPVAAMSSVHAVATTKSLVVRNSIGGVLTLLGAAGIVAGAAAGSDGRTIIGAGAFVALIGVIVLIPLLSRPVIALVRPLLQKLFGVSGKLAAQNAVRNPRRTGATASALAIGLTLVTGISVLGVTLGQAVDRMTTDNIKADYMISMASGDSLDESALTALEKSDAVSAVSPQQAASIRVEGTYHAASGVTPGEVQKVFSVKTVSGSLDSLADGEIAVGDKTAKSNGWKPGTSLPVTYDDDKKGTLKVGAVYKENEFLSPVLMPKNILDAHQSRPDIREIWLKTDGGASKANEQAVVDALGDNPAMSVMDRQDIRDMFGGFVSTALNIMYGLLAMALIIAVLGVVNTLAMSVFERQQEIGMLRAIGLDRRKVKRMIRLEAVVISVFGAVIGVALGTFLGWAIGRTLASAIPGYALVIPWDRIAVFLVLAALVGVLASLWPARSAAKLNMLTAIKTE, via the coding sequence GAGCTACGACGACGTCGCCGTGGCCGTCACCACCCACGCCGACCGACGCGACGAAAAGACGTCCGGCATCGACGCGGCCACCCTGAAGAAGATCCGGTCCCTGGACGGGGTGGCCGCTGCCACCGGCCGGGTGTCCGGCTTCGCCGGGGTGGCCGACCCGGGCGGCAAGCTGATCGGCAACGGCTGGTCCAACACCGGTGGCAACTTCGCCCCCGGCGCGAACGGCAAGGACGCCTCGTACACCTTCGTCGACGGCACGGGCCCGGTCGGTGACAGCCGGATCGCACTCGACAAGGAGACCGCGAAGAAGGGCGCGTACGAGGTCGGCGACCGGGTCAGGGTCGCCACGAACGGGCCGGTGAAGGAGTACACCCTCTCCGGGATCTTCACCACGGAGGACGGCGCGGTCAACGCGGGCGGCAGCCTGGTCCTCTTCGACACCTCGGTCGCCCAGCAGCTCTATCTGAAGCCCGGCTGGTTCCAGGACGTCACCGTCACGGCCGCGGCCGGTGCCTCCGACCAGAAACTGCTGGACGCGGTGGAGCCGCTGCTGCCCGAGGACGCCACCGCCAGGACCGGCAAGGTCCTCGCCGATGACCAGGCGAAGCAGATCGAGGACGGCCTGGGCAACCTCAACACGATGCTGCTCGCGTTCGCCGCCATCGCCCTGTTCGTCGGCATCTTCCTGATCGCCAACACGTTCACCATGCTGGTCGCCCAGCGCACCAAGGAACTGGCGTTGCTGCGCGCCGTCGGCGCCTCCCGCCGCCAGGTCAAACGGTCCGTGCTCCTCGAAGCGGCCGTCGTCGGCGCGCTCGCCTCGGTGATCGGCTTCGTGCTCGGTATCGGCCTCGCCACCGGACTGCGCTCGGCGATGAGCGTGATCGGCGGAAAGATCCCGGCCGGTCCGTTGGTGGTCTCCCCCGTCGCGATCGGTGCCGCGCTCGGCGTCGGCATCCTGATCACCGTGCTGGCCGCCTGGCTGCCCGCCCGCCGCGCCGCGAAGATCGCGCCGGTGGCCGCGATGAGCAGCGTCCACGCGGTGGCCACCACCAAGTCGCTGGTCGTGCGGAACTCGATCGGCGGGGTACTCACCCTGCTCGGTGCGGCCGGGATCGTCGCGGGTGCGGCGGCCGGTTCGGACGGCCGGACGATCATCGGAGCCGGCGCCTTCGTGGCGCTGATCGGTGTCATCGTGCTGATCCCGCTGCTGTCGCGGCCGGTCATCGCGCTGGTGCGGCCGCTGCTGCAGAAGCTGTTCGGCGTCTCGGGCAAGCTGGCCGCGCAGAACGCGGTCCGTAACCCCCGGCGTACCGGAGCCACTGCCTCCGCGCTCGCGATCGGCCTCACCCTGGTCACCGGCATCTCGGTGCTCGGCGTCACGCTCGGCCAGGCCGTCGACCGGATGACGACGGACAACATCAAGGCCGACTACATGATCTCGATGGCGAGCGGCGACTCGCTCGACGAGTCCGCGCTCACCGCCCTGGAGAAGTCCGACGCCGTCTCCGCGGTCTCGCCCCAGCAGGCGGCCTCCATCAGGGTCGAGGGCACCTACCACGCGGCGTCCGGGGTGACGCCGGGCGAGGTGCAGAAGGTCTTCTCCGTGAAGACGGTCTCCGGTTCACTGGATTCGCTCGCCGACGGCGAGATCGCCGTCGGCGACAAGACCGCGAAGTCCAACGGGTGGAAGCCCGGCACCTCGCTCCCGGTGACGTACGACGACGACAAGAAGGGCACCCTGAAGGTCGGCGCGGTCTACAAGGAGAACGAGTTCCTCTCGCCCGTCCTGATGCCGAAGAACATCCTGGACGCGCACCAGAGCCGCCCGGACATCCGCGAGATCTGGCTGAAGACGGACGGTGGCGCGTCGAAGGCCAACGAGCAGGCCGTGGTCGACGCCCTGGGTGACAACCCGGCGATGTCCGTGATGGACCGTCAGGACATCAGGGACATGTTCGGCGGCTTCGTCAGCACGGCGCTGAACATCATGTACGGGCTGTTGGCGATGGCCCTGATCATCGCGGTGCTCGGGGTCGTCAACACCCTGGCGATGTCGGTCTTCGAGCGCCAGCAGGAGATCGGCATGCTGCGGGCGATCGGGCTGGACCGGCGCAAGGTCAAGCGCATGATCCGGCTGGAGGCCGTGGTCATCTCGGTCTTCGGTGCGGTGATCGGTGTCGCACTCGGTACGTTCCTCGGCTGGGCGATCGGCCGGACGCTGGCCTCAGCCATCCCGGGCTACGCCCTGGTGATCCCGTGGGACCGGATCGCGGTCTTCCTGGTGCTGGCAGCGCTGGTGGGCGTACTGGCCTCGCTCTGGCCGGCCCGCAGCGCGGCGAAGCTGAACATGCTGACGGCGATCAAGACGGAGTGA